Genomic window (Nitrososphaera sp.):
AATCCTCCCGCTATCGCTGGCCCAAGCCCTCTGCCGCCCAGCAGTTCATTGACTGTAGGCAGGCCGTCGCTTCCGATAAACGGGATGTAGCCGAATGTGCCGCCGACGGTAACAGGCGCCGTGCCGACGTTTGTGATAGTTGCAGTATAGGCCCCGGTTGAGGTGGTCTTGACTGACGTTACGAACACGTTTCGAAATTCATTGTTGCTTACCACCTGTCCGCCGGGATCTGTAATGCTCTCATTGAGCAGTACGCCGCCTAGCTTCTGCTGCCCGTCTGACCTGTCGACTCGCAGCGTCAGTGCAAGCTGCCTGTCTGTCTGCGTCACGTCTTTTTTCTCGGAAAGTGACTGCCCCGCCGCAAGCGAGGTCTTTTCTATTATCCGGTTGTCTCGCCCAAAGGAATTTACAAACGCGCTTCCGTAATAGACTGCCACCGCGATGCCCGCCACGAGAAAAACTGCGCCTCCTATCATTATGATGTATCCAAGCCTCATCCGTGCCCTTCCCCCTATGATGCCTCGCTCTTGAAATCAATGTTGGCCGCCGGACGCGCTTGGACTGACTTGACCACGATGGTATCTGCAGCCTCCGATGAGTCACTACTGTGCCTGACGATGCTCAGTTACACTCATGAAGCACAGGTTGCATATACCTGAACCTGCATAGTGCTCTGGCCGTGATTCACTAACTGGACGGCATATGCATTGAGTTGCAAAGAAGGACCTGTAAATAAGACTGTCCCGTCAGGACCCGAAATCTGGTATCCGCCTCCAATAACCGCCTCATTATTCTTGCAGAAGGCACTCTCTGTCTGCGCGATACCCGGGCTAACTGTGTCGCTTTGCGCCCAATTCTGGGTAATTTTCAACGTACCTGCGGTCGCTGTTGCGTTTTTGTTGCTGGTGAGATCAGAGATTGTGGGCGAAACCGCTACAACTGCAGGCAACGCGAGTACGAGGAGAATAACCGCGACAAGCACAGATCCGCAAATTATTGCTCCACTTCGGAGTGGGTGAATTTTGGTCATGAGCCGATGTAGGATGATTGCATTTTAAGGGTTGTTCAAGTTCAGTCCTTCAGACAATGGGGTACAATTGGTATAGACTGTAATGGACGTTCGATGTTCAAAAGAGAGCCTACACTTGCCAAGATTATATCCGAGTGACAAAATTGGTGTCGTGAATGCCAGTGCAGCGTAAATTGGCAGTGATCTAAAATTTCTAAATAGCGAGATAAAGGAGGCTGTACAAAAATGAAGTGTTGTTTGAGGGGGAAACACACGAGCGGATCTTTACTCCTCTAACAAGAATGAAATGAAGGGGTGCAGACGCTCCTGACCTTATCTCTAGAGCGATGGATCGCAATGCCCACTTTCGTTTGTTAATAACCGCAGGACTTGGCAGCAAAAAAGGACATGCGGTATCGAACGTAATATGGCGGATCGTAGTGTAGTGTCCTTGGTAAGAACGGTCTTTTCGGAGGAAGAAGCAAGAAAACCCGGCGAAGAACTAGGAAGCGGCTGGTCCAAGGTTGAGTTAGAACAGTTCCTCAAGCTTGCAAGTCGAGCCCGAGCATGGCGAAGCGGATCCGAGCAGTAACGTGACTGGTGGCTACTCTATGCTGACGGGCAAAATTGCCTGGGATCATCTTGACGAAGTACCCGATTACTACTCCGGGGCCGAAGAGAATGGAAAATTCATAGAGAATTACAAGCGGGCCCGGTGGGCTTCGATCCCACGACTTCCGGCTCTCTTCATGTGAATTTAGAAGGCAGGCGCTCTGTCCATGCTGAGCTACGAGCCCGCAACCTCTAGCTGCCTGACTGAAGGCAGCTGCATGGAGCAGCAAAAAGCGAACAAATCCTTTATAAAATCCTTAGCGAAATCTCAAAGTCTGCACTCGCTATTGCCGCTCGCCTGCGGTTACACTATCTTAAAGACCTGCTTGGATATGCCCCAATAATTCGATTGCATCTTGCAGATTTTGCATCAAAACCAGAAGTGTTGTAGAAATTGTGGAAGAACAAGCCTCTTATACTTACGGCACAAAAGGTAGAGCGATTACCGCAAGAAAGTGAAGCCTTGTGTCAGAGTCTGAAGTACGTGGAAATGCCGCTCTTAGGGAGAGCGATAGGTTAGCAATGGCAATGGGTTCGGCCAAGATGTTTGACTATTGGTCCGAGATACTCAAACTGCCTTCAATCGGTCCAATGTATGCGTTTTCTAAGGAATTCCAGGCCTACGCGGACGATTTCGTCTCGCTCGGAAAAATAGTCAGCGAGATGAGGGCGAATTTGGAGCATTACTGGGCGCTTGTAAACCAGGCGTATTCAAAGGCGTTCTCTGAGACTATGGAAAAGTCTCCTAGCAGGATGGCGACCAAGGAGGACTTTGAACAGTACAGGCGTGCAATGATTGAAGCTTTCGAGGATTCATTTACGGATCTTTTCGCATCCAGCAAGTTTTCTGAAATCTATGGCAAGGTGTTTAGCAACCAGCTTGACCTTTCCGGTGCTCTTCAGCGAATTGCAGAGAAGAACACAAAGGTTTTGAACCTGCCCACGAGAAGTGAAATGGATGAGGTGCTGAAGGACATACACGATCTCAAAAAGAGTTTCAGAGAGCTGAAAAAATCCCTGGAGATGGCAAAAACAAATGACCAAACAAGAGTCCCTGAAGTCTGATCAGCAGCCTGAAGCACTGGGTCCGGGCCAGGCACAGCGCTCAAGCTCCCCGGCGCAGGCAAAGCCCCAGGTGCCGCTGGCCGATGAAGCCAAGGAGTTTTACCGCAAGCTGGAGAAGACAAGGGATGTCCTTCATACTGCCGGCCAGGTTTCCGTTGGCCAGACGCCTCATGAGGTTATCCGAGAAACAAGGTCTTACCGGCTTGTGCACTACCAGCAGATGGTCAACAAGACCGCCAGAACTCCAATTCTAGTTGTTTACGCGCTAATCAACAGGTCGTACGTTCTGGATCTTCAGGAGGACAAGAGCTGGATAAAGAGCCTGCTCTCTCAAGGGTTTGACGTCTATCTTGTTGACTGGAAGACTCCCACCATGGTCGACAAGTACGACTCGTTTGACGACTATGTCAACATCTACATTGACGACTGCGTTGACACTGTTCTTCAGAAAAACAGGGTTGACAAGCTTACACTGCATGGCTACTGCATGGGCGCGTCCATGTCCATCATGTATACAACCCTCCACGAGGAGAAGGTGAGAAACCTCGCGACAATCGCACCCGTTGTCGACACCGAAAAGGACACCACGGTGATAGGCAACCTTGCCAAGC
Coding sequences:
- a CDS encoding DUF5661 family protein; the protein is MQVEPEHGEADPSSNVTGGYSMLTGKIAWDHLDEVPDYYSGAEENGKFIENYKRARWASIPRLPALFM
- a CDS encoding poly(R)-hydroxyalkanoic acid synthase subunit PhaE, whose translation is MAMGSAKMFDYWSEILKLPSIGPMYAFSKEFQAYADDFVSLGKIVSEMRANLEHYWALVNQAYSKAFSETMEKSPSRMATKEDFEQYRRAMIEAFEDSFTDLFASSKFSEIYGKVFSNQLDLSGALQRIAEKNTKVLNLPTRSEMDEVLKDIHDLKKSFRELKKSLEMAKTNDQTRVPEV
- the phaC gene encoding class III poly(R)-hydroxyalkanoic acid synthase subunit PhaC; this encodes MTKQESLKSDQQPEALGPGQAQRSSSPAQAKPQVPLADEAKEFYRKLEKTRDVLHTAGQVSVGQTPHEVIRETRSYRLVHYQQMVNKTARTPILVVYALINRSYVLDLQEDKSWIKSLLSQGFDVYLVDWKTPTMVDKYDSFDDYVNIYIDDCVDTVLQKNRVDKLTLHGYCMGASMSIMYTTLHEEKVRNLATIAPVVDTEKDTTVIGNLAKHMDVDKMLATIGNLPSEQLYACYSVLKPFKQGVNKYYNLVQNIDNQQFVQNFLRIEKWLYDTPPIAGETFREWISDIYQKNLLVKNEFKLGDEIIDLSRIKVPLLNIIADEDHLVSPQCSAPLSDVISSTDKRLMRFHTGHVGLIASLYSQNNVLPKVGQWLKARSQ